Sequence from the Prunus persica cultivar Lovell chromosome G5, Prunus_persica_NCBIv2, whole genome shotgun sequence genome:
TAAGCATATAATATCATGTGTATAGTGTATAGAGACTTGACAGGAAAACATATGAGTTGAGTTGGCATAATAATTTGTTTAATGACCATGAATTTGTAAAAAGAATGAAACTCCAATGAGCTTCCAATTAGGTGAGTGATGTTGGGCTCTCTGTCTGTAGGTGTAGGAAGATTATAAAAGTCTcctatcttcttctccatttggtGCGCATTGCTGATCTGCACTTCAAATGAGAGAGGCTTCTATTTGCTGGGACATTAGTAGAAAAATCCATCATgctaatataatattaagtTTTTTACCTTGATATGATTGGTTGCTTGCTTCATGTCTGTGCTGCTACTACTTTGTTTGGTATCATCATCTTACAATATCATTCACAAAACTAATAAACTAAACGTGCAACTTCATGGGGTAAGAGTGGCATTAATCACTTGTTTTAGTCTTAAAcactttttcttgtttttctttctcttacgCTCATTTATTGGGATTTAGTGACTTGTTTCGTGAAGACAACCTTGTCTTTCGAAATATAGATTACTCACCTTCTCTCATAATTCTCAtaataaatttgtatttttatcaaTAGCATTGTCTTACATTATTTGCAGTGCGCTATGACTCTCAGTAATTGGTAGGAAAGGATTAGCATTATAATAAAGGAATTATGCCCCACTACCCCACCAAACCCACTAGTTTATTCAAATGACCTCACGAGTCACGAACCAGGCATGCACCTCTCCTCTCATCGATACAAAAGAATCCCtccatttatttattgttttttttttctttattttatttgaattgcATTGGAAAATAATGAGCATGAAAGTAAGTATTAGCTCACAAGGGACTCAGCAATTTACAAACTTACAAGATATTGACAAGGCGACATGTCGATAATTGCTAATCGATTTGGTGTAAATTCAATCCAAATGACAAAGTCACATGTCGGTGATTACTAATCAAATTGGAGGGCTGCCTGCCTGCCTATTACTAATCAAAACCATGCCAAATGCAAATATAGTGGTCACCTACCTCTTTACCTTTATCttttatatagatatatataaaagttcaTCTAACCACATTAAATACATGTACTACAGGCGACGTACATTCATGATACATacgacacacacacacacatatatatatatatatatacaatatatTTGCATTTATAGAAAAAGTTAACCATCTAACCtaaacattattattattttagaaacaACTCATGACATGACAtggtttttacaaaaataaaaacaaaaatatgacaTTAGCTAGCTTTAATTGGAATATCGATTGCTGGTGTAATTGTTTTCTTAGAGTAAAAGGTGAGTATTCTACTTGCCACGTCATCAATTGAATAGAAAATCAAACGGTGAAGTTGACATAGGGCGTAATTTGGtcagatttaaaaaaatattgagtttcatattgatgaaattgaaacctcaATACCCATTTCAATAATGACCTTAAACCTGAAGATACGCTTTTTTCATTCTCTATATACCCGAGTTATACTTGTTGTGTTGCATATCCAAGCTCCTGCAACCCTAACCCACAACCACAAGAATGCATTATttataacccaaaaaaaagaagaagaaaaaagagtagcATCCACCACGCCCCAATGATGGTGGaattatatgaaaatataGGTGGAAATAACAGTGCATTCCATTTATTGGTGGATGGTGGTACTACATCTTTTTGTATTATGGTGTATGATCTATGGGACTGATAGAATATTCTATGTATGACGACGTATGACAATTatgtatcttttttttttgttgagaaattctataattgcattcataattcagtcaAAAAAGGCACTAGCTACAAAGGGCTAATATAAACTAGCCACAAAATGACCACTACAATAATGGAGCTGACAATTATATCTCTTAACATTATAAGAAAAGAATTATCATAGatgttaatatatataattctatTTATGAACAAGTTTGAAGTTGAGGTGAGGTGAATTGACACGCACCAAATGAGCTGTTATCATATTTGAATCACATTATTATATAAGAAATCAAGTGGAGTCAACTTCATCATGTtaacaaataaatactgtatttgttttaatttatatttgtctaagaatataatttaaaattagtttATTCACTCACCCCCAATTAATGCCACCCAAACCAAGACATAAACGCTTTGTTGGTttccaattattttatttgtttattatttgcttggcggtggtggtggtgtgcACAAGTGAGCACCAAAGGAGAGGACGAGACTCCAGAGGTGGTTTCTTGCCGCCTTTCACTGGCGGAGGAGGAGATGTCATTTTCAAAGACCTACCAGCGGTCATTGTTAATTGCGGGTTTCACtaagttttaaaattaaagataccgttacataatatatatatatatatatttattttattaaagtaATACTAATTCTACGTCTACCTCTTCcctcaaaaaaaataaataaaaaaaaaaaatcatattgtactacaataatatattttgtatCGTACCACATCATATTCATTGgaaaatttcatttctcaCTCCTCACTCTctcacagagaaagagagaatacaagagaagagaaagaagagagagaaccCAGAACCAGAAGAAGCAAAGCAATTGCTCCTCTGACGAACTGCcgtttcatttcaattttctaaggTCAGTTATAcaacctctccctctctctctctctctctctctctctctctctctctctctctctctctctctctctccccctgcATAGGGGtttctgtttttgcttttcttaattattttattttattttattcttattttaaagGCTTATATAAAGTATTTGCTTTGCTTATTCGACGATATGTATGGGTCTGCTCGATTTGGCCATGAATTTCAGTCTCAAGTGTCTTTGAATGTTGATTTTCTTGCTTATTTAGTCTCAAATAGTTTTTGAGCTTCTTCTTAGAGTGGGTAAGTTCCAAATCAACTATGGTTTGATCTGTGTACTGTGCACACGCTCTGCAGTCAGCCATCAATAATTGGAAACCATCATGGGGAGGAAGAAGCGAACTCAAAATCCTAGTGGAGGTGAAAGCTCCGAGCCTCAGGAAGGTAGTGGGGGCAGTGATCAAGCCTTCCAAAGGACTTCCCCTTCACCTTCACCTTCACCTTCACCCCAACAACACAATGAAGGACCAAGAGGAGGAAGTTACCAAGGTGGAAGAGCCTGGGCCCCACAAGGACCACAAGGGCCACAAGGACCACAAGGACCACAAGGAGGCCAGAGAGgctatggtggtggtggtggcggccgTGGCCGTGGGATGCCACAACAGCAGCAATATAGTTATGTTGGGACCTCGGCTCAGGCGCATGAATATCGAGGTAGGGGCAGGGGTGGTCAGGGAGGAGGAGGCCCAACTCAGGCAGGAGGAGGTCGTGGCGGTCATGGCGGCGGCGGTCGTGGCCGTGGGGGAGGAGGACCTTCTTATGTTGGTGGCCCAGCCAGACCATCAGTTCCCGACCTGCACCAAGCGACCCCTGCTCCATATGTTGCCGGGGTCACCCCTCAGCCCACAGGCCCCACAGCCTATGCACCCTATACGCCCTATGAGCCTCAGTCTTCAGAATTGGTACAGCCTTTTCAACAGATTTCTACCCAGCAAGAAGGTGCTCCTGCTCCTGCTCCTGCTCCTATCCATGCAATTCAACCCATTCCAGCCTCAAGTAAGTCTGTGAGGTTCCCTCTTCGCCCTGGCAGAGGCACCACTGGCATAAAATGTATAGTCAAGGCAAACCACTTCTTCGCTGAATTGCCAGACAAAGATTTGCACCAGTATGATGTGAGTTCTTTTACACTCCATCTATGTCTCTATCCCTCTGATATTATTCTAAAACCTATGTTGATCATTGTTGCTTTCAAATGCATATATTACTTATTGACAGGTTACAATTACACCTGACATTGCCTCACGGAGGTTGAATCGGGCTGTGATGAAGCGGCTGGTGGATTTATACAGGGAATCCCATCTTGGAAATCGGCTCCCTGCCTATGACGGGCGCAAGAGTCTGTATACTGCTGGGCCACTTCCTTTCTCATCAAAAGAATTTAAGATCGCACTTATGGATGACGATGATGGATCAGGCGGGCAAAGGTGGGATACTCAGTGCTCACTGATCAGTTTGTATTTGTACATGGGTTTTGTATACAGTCTCCTTACTCATCTTCTTGATgcaggagggagagagaatttAAAGTGGTGATCAAATTTGCTGCACGTGCTGACCTGCACCATCTAGAACTCTTTCTGCAGGGGAGGCAAGCTGAGGCTCCTCAGGAAGCCCTTCAGGTTCTTGACATTGTTCTGCGTGAATTGCCTACTGCTAGGTATACAATATCTATCTTCTAGTTGTGCCCAATACATGCCAATAATTGCACATTACTTTGACATTGTTCTAGAGCTAACTCTGTGTTGTCTTGATTGATTGTAGTTACTATCCTGTGGGGCGTTCATTTTATTCCCCTGATCTGGGGAGAAGGCAGTCACTCGGTGAGGGTTTGGAAAGTTGGCGTGGATTCTATCAAAGTATTCGTCCAACGCAGATGGGGCTGTCTCTGAATATTGGTACCTgatatttgaagttttttaattgaaattttacGCAATCATCATGAGTTTTTTCCTTCTCCAGTTCACCACCTATTATCAATTTGACTGTCCTACAAGTGATGCATACCGTGTACATTTTCTTCCACTGCCATGTTTTATGTTACATTGACAAAATTATCAATGGTCCAGATATGTCCTCTACGGCTTTCATTGAGCCACTGCCGGTCATTGAATTTGTCAATGAGCTGCTCAATCGAGATATTTCATCTAGACCATTGTCTGATGCTGATCGGGTGAAGGTTAGATTTTTCTCACTGTCTTGGTCTTGATACTTCTGTCTGCAGTGCTTGTGATGATTTGTGTCGATAATTttggtttatatttttttatttctcctAGAGCTTCCACGGTGGCATTGTGCTTGTGTTGGATCATGTTTTATGCCACACCTTTTGAATGGTGAACGTCCATTTATTTTCCCGCAGGCGTAGGATCCCGCAGGAGAAGCTCCCTCTTATTTTCCCTTTCTACTTATGTTGTGTCAAAATCAACTTTCATGTTAtccttctaaaaaaaaaataaataaataaaggctaATATATTCATTGTGACAAAGTgatcttgtttgttttgtgcaACTTTTTGGATGGGATGTCTACAGAGTCTATggagaatttgaattttgccTTAATTTATAGCAGATATCAGAATCACAGCCTTCTATTTGTGCATGAACAGATAAAGAAGGCTCTACGAGGAATCAAGGTTGAGGTCACTCACCGTGGAAATATGCGCAGAAAATACCGCATATCTGGTTTGACATCGCAGGCAACAAGAGAACTGACGTGAGTATTGACATCTTATGTCTTCATTGGTTACGTGTGTCCATGTAGAAACATGAGGATTAATGTTTGCATaagattatatattttaagaaaatatcataaacCCCCATACTTTGGGGCCGATTCTAGTGCCCCCACCCTAAATGCCTAATTTCATCAATGTTGATCCTAAATTATGGATGTGCTTTTTATAGGCTTGGCCTTGCCTGTCAAAAGTGGAAggatagagaagaaaaaataagaggaaagtgaaagaacaaaaataatacacTTGAAAGTGAGCGAGAAGAGAGATGATAGAGATGCGTGTGATAGgagaaaaaatacatataaattataatggtGTATaagttaaaaactaaaatcaatttaagtagtttttagttttacaTTTCTCATGCCTCTCTTCACCTTTATGatcttttcatctctctcatttgtctctcaaataagaaaaagaaaactgaaaattagaATCTTTATCAAACAGGCCCTTAGTTTTTCACCTGAGGGATGTACTATGAAATCTGTAGCTGATTCTTAAAATTAAACCAATTCATATCAGATGCAtccaaaactttttttaaaatttattctgATGTTGTTCCTTGATTGTTTAGTTTTCCACTTGATGAAAGAGGTACTATGAAATCAGTTGTTGAGTACTTTCATGAAACCTATGGTTTCATTATTAAGCACACCCAACTGCCTTGTCTACAAGTGGGAAATCAACAAAGATCAAATTATTTGCCCATGGAGGTAAATAACTGTAACTATTTTTGGTCATTATAAACTGGGAAAGCATGCTAATAGGCCGTTATTGTGTTCAGGTCTGTAAAATTGTTGAGGGTCAAAGGTACTCAAGGAGGTTGAATGAGAGGCAGATTACTGCTTTGCTGAAGGTGACCTGTCAGCGTCCTCACGAAAGGGAACTTGATATCATGCAGGTTTGATATTGTggaaattttctttattttagtgaaattaaaggTTGTCACCTGATGTTTGACACTCCATAGGACTGATATGTAAAATATACTCACTTGGTATGTGTtggttgaaattttcactCCTCAGACAGTTCGTCAAAATGCTTACCACGCAGATCCTTATGCTCAAGAGTTTGGAATTAAAATAAGTGAGAATCTCACTTTAGTTGAAGCTCGCATCCTTCCTGCACCAAGGGTAAGagatatttaattttctgcTGTCTAATAGTTTTTTCTAACTGGTGCCATCCTTTGTTCCTTCACTATTTGGATGTTAATTAAGTTTTGAATCTTGTGTCACAGCTTAAATATCATGATACAGGTAGAGAAAAAGATTGCCTGCCTCGCGTTGGACAGTGGAACATGATGAATAAGGTATCTTTTGCATAGATTTATGGTTTCCTTATTTAGAATACCTCTTTAATTTAAGAACAGATGAAGCTGGATATCTATATGTATCTGTTTGCATGCGTACCCAATTAATTTGGCCGCGTCCTATGAAATCTGTTATCAACTTTGTGCTACATTAGCATGTTTGTTTCCCTGTGATGGAGATGTTAGGGGTTCCTGTTAATCCTGTAGCACTGGCTTAGAAATTAATTGGTAAAACTAAAATAAGTAGGTGGTGGTGGGTTCAAGAAACATTGTGTTTGCATTGTGAAGGAAAGCaagtatttcaattttttcccagttctttttcttcttttggcgGTTGGGTGGAGATAAAGGGAAAGTGCAAGACAAGCCACAGATATTATGAGTCAGGTGATCATTAGAAATTTAGCAAAGTTATGGCTTGTTTTGAAATTGCTTGTGGAACAATAATGGTCTTGGGTACTGGTCGGCTGCTGGGTTTCAACTATCATTAGTCAAGATTCTGTTTAAGAGTTATCACCTCTGCAATATGAAGTGGATTGCACATCTGGAGTGGCATGTGGTCTGAAATTTTGGTTCTTCTGGACTAAGTTGCTAACTACATCAGTTGCTGATTTGGTTGGCCTTGCACATGCTATCCTGCCCTATCATATGCTGGCAATTAAAACgcatatattttttgtgttgagTTCCAGTGGGTTTTCAAATAACAAGTGTTACAACCCATGGTTGTAATTTGTCGGGGGCTGTTGATTCAGCCATGCACTAAATATAGCTTTTCTGATGGGTGACATTTGCCTGTTGAGCAATGTAGCTATTTTAGCCACTAATTGGTCACTTTCATGTTGAGTAGGTTTAATTGATACTGCTCGTGCATGATTTTGCTTTTCTATAACCTAATACATTTCTTGTGTGTTAGTGTGtgcgtgtgttttttttcattcCCCAGGAGGGAGGAAGATGATTTTGCCTTTTGTTGAAGTCATTAGTAAACTTCCGTAAGAGTCAAAATAGAGAGATTATGTTATTCTCTTtggactttttttatttactatatATTGTTACAGAAAATGGTTAATGGGGGCACAGTCAACAATTGGATGTGCATAAATTTCTCATGGAACGTGCAAGATGCTGCTGCCCGTCGGTTCTGTCATGAACTTGCTCAAATGTGTAACATTTCTGGCATGGTATGAGGCCTGTGATGCTCTTATATTTTTCCCTTCTCTTCTAAATCTGAGATGCCTCATGTTAGTGTTTGATTTCCCTCTAGGCATTTAATCCAGAACCAGTTCTTCCACCTATTAGTGCTCGTCCAGATCAGGTAGAGAGGGCCCTAAAAACTCGCTACCACGAAGCGATGAACAAACTCCAG
This genomic interval carries:
- the LOC18776972 gene encoding protein argonaute 1, yielding MGRKKRTQNPSGGESSEPQEGSGGSDQAFQRTSPSPSPSPSPQQHNEGPRGGSYQGGRAWAPQGPQGPQGPQGPQGGQRGYGGGGGGRGRGMPQQQQYSYVGTSAQAHEYRGRGRGGQGGGGPTQAGGGRGGHGGGGRGRGGGGPSYVGGPARPSVPDLHQATPAPYVAGVTPQPTGPTAYAPYTPYEPQSSELVQPFQQISTQQEGAPAPAPAPIHAIQPIPASSKSVRFPLRPGRGTTGIKCIVKANHFFAELPDKDLHQYDVTITPDIASRRLNRAVMKRLVDLYRESHLGNRLPAYDGRKSLYTAGPLPFSSKEFKIALMDDDDGSGGQRREREFKVVIKFAARADLHHLELFLQGRQAEAPQEALQVLDIVLRELPTASYYPVGRSFYSPDLGRRQSLGEGLESWRGFYQSIRPTQMGLSLNIDMSSTAFIEPLPVIEFVNELLNRDISSRPLSDADRVKIKKALRGIKVEVTHRGNMRRKYRISGLTSQATRELTFPLDERGTMKSVVEYFHETYGFIIKHTQLPCLQVGNQQRSNYLPMEVCKIVEGQRYSRRLNERQITALLKVTCQRPHERELDIMQTVRQNAYHADPYAQEFGIKISENLTLVEARILPAPRLKYHDTGREKDCLPRVGQWNMMNKKMVNGGTVNNWMCINFSWNVQDAAARRFCHELAQMCNISGMAFNPEPVLPPISARPDQVERALKTRYHEAMNKLQPQGQELELLIAILPDNNGSLYGDLKRICETDLGLVSQCCLTKHVFKTNKQQYLANVTLKINVKVGGRNTVLVDALSRRIPLVSDRPTIIFGADVTHPHPGEDSSPSIAAVVASQDWPEVTKYAGLVSAQAHRQELIQDLFKTWQDPARGTMSGGMIKELLISFRRSTGQKPQRIIFYRDGVSEGQFYQVLLYELDAIRKACASLEPDYQPPVTFVVVQKRHHTRLFANNHSDPKAVDRSGNILPGTVVDSKICHPTEFDFYLCSHAGIQGTSRPAHYHVLWDENKFSADGLQTLTNNLCYTYARCTRSVSVVPPAYYAHLAAFRARFYLEPQTSEGGSVTSGANAGRGYTAGRGTRAPNANAAVRPLPALKENVKRVMFYC